The genomic region CGAACCCCATCCGGCCCAGGCGGTCCACCCAGGGCGAGTTGGCCGCCTGCTGCGCCTGATCCCCCACCGATGCGGACGAGGTCGTGGAGGACGGCACGGTCGGCGAGGTCTGGGCCATGCGGCGAACCTGCCCCGCCAGGGCCGACTCGAAGCGCGCGAGGACGTACCCTTCGCCCCATGCTGGAGAAGCTGAGCCCCCTGCCGCCGGACCCGATCCTCGGGACCACCGTCGCCTGCCGCAACGACCCGAACCCCGACAAGGTGGATCTCGGCGTCGGCGTCTACAAGGACGCGGGCGGGAACACGCCGGTCTTCGAGGCCGTGGTCGAGGCGGAGGCGCGGATCCTCGCCGCGCAGACGACCAAGGCCTACGTGTCGCCGCCCGGTGACAGCCGCTTCATCGAGGGCGTCACGCGGATCCTCTTCGGTGAGGACCACCCGGTGCTGGCCGACGGTCGCGTCGGCGCGGTCCAGGCCCCCGGGGGGTCCGGCGCGCTGCGCGTGCTCGCCGGGGTGCTGCTCCGGGCGCAGGCCGACACCGAGCTGTGGGTCTCGACGCCGACCTGGGGGAACCACATCCCCCTGCTCGGGGCCGCCGGGCTCGACATGCAGCAGTACCCCTACTACGACCGCGGAGCCCACGCGCTCTCGTTCGACGCGATGGTGGAGGCGCTGAAGCAGCGCGGACCCGGGGAGGTGGTGCTGCTGCACGGCTGCTGCCACAACCCGTCGGGCGCGGACCTGACCCGCGAGCAGTGGGACGTCGTCGGGGACCTCGCCGAGGAGCGGGGCTTCACCCCGTTCATCGACTTCGCCTACCACGGCCTGGGGGAGGGCCTCGACGACGACGCCTACGGCGTGCGGATGCTGGCACGCCGGGTCCCGGAGCTGATCGTCGCCTACTCGGCGTCGAAGAACTTCGGGCTCTACCGCGAGCGGACCGGCCTGGCCATCACCGTCGACGCGACGGCCGAGCAGGCCGCGACGGCGACCTCGCAGATGGCCAACATCGCTCGCGAGCTCTACTCGATGCCGCCGGCGCACGGCGCGTCGATCGTCGGGGAGATCCTCGCCGACGTCGAGCTGACCGCGTCGTGGACCGGCGAGGTCACCGCGATGCGCGACCGCCTGAACGGGCTGCGCGCGCTGCTGAGCCGGTCGCTGGCAGAGACCACGGGCACCGACGAGTTCGACTACATCGCCGGCGAGCGCGGGCTGTTCAGCTTCCTCGGACTCAGCCCCGAGCAGGTCCAGCGGCTGCAGTCCGAGCGCAGCGTCTACCTGATCCCCTCGAGCCGGATCAACGTCGCCGGCATCACCGAGGCGAACGTCGGCTACGTGGCCGAGTCCATCGCGTCGGTCCTGTAGGCCGGACCGGGACCGCCGAGGTCAGCCCTCGGCGGTCATCCCCTTGATGCGGGCCGAGAGGTCCTCGAGCCTGCGCACGTCGGCGGACGCGTCGCGCTGCCCGGACGCGGCGGCCAGGTCGGCGGTCGCCGACTCGACCGCCGCCACCGAGACCTCGATCTCGGCGAGCGCCTGGTCACGCCGCTCACCGGCCGGGAGCGCCGCCGCGGCGATCAACCGACGGTCGACTGCGAGGGCGTGCTGCTCGAGCTCGACGCGGAGCTCGAGGGCCGTCACGTCCTCGTCCGCCGACCGGGCCTGGACCTGGAGGGCTTGCATGGCTGCGCCGAGGCGCCGGTGCAGCTTGGCCTCGCGGGAGTGCGCACCGGCCCACTCCGCCGGCGCCTCGCTCGGCTGGCCCGGCACGACCTGGCCCTGGCGCTCGTACCGCTCCTGGCCCTTGCGGGCGAGCGCGACGAGGAACGCCACCAGGGCACCCACCGCGGCGATGCCGACGAGGGCGAGGAGGACGAGCAGGACGCCGCCCACCCCTAGCTGCTCCCGAAGTAGAGGAACGCCGCGATCCCGAGGACGATCAGCGCGACGACCACGGCCGCGGCGATCTTGACCTTCGAGTACGGCCGCTCGCCGTGCACCTCGCCGGTGGTCCCGTTGATCATGACCTGGTAGGTCTGCCCGGCGTAGATCACCGTCAGCAGCCAGATCGGCAGCAGCAGGTGCTTGAAGGTCAGCGCGCTCCAGCGGATGTCCTTGGTGTGGATCCGCTGGTGGTCACCGCCGATGTCACGACGGATGGTGGAGTCGATCGTCCCCTCCATCCGGTCCTTCGCGGTGTCGAAGCACTCCTCGAGGGAGTTGTCGTAGGTGCGGCTGAGGTGGCCGGCCAGGAACTCCGGGCTGAACGGCTGGACCTGGTGGAGCGGCCAGGGCTCCAGCGACTGGACGTGCTTCGGGTTCAGCCCCTCGTTGGCGGCCACGGCGACGTCGTCGAAGCTGTTGTGCACCGTCCCGCTGACGTGCCGCCAGTCGGTGACGGTGACCGTCTCCCGGTCCTCGCCGCTGCCGCGCGTCTCGGTGCGGTCGTCACCGCGCTGTCCGGTGTAGCGGGTCGTCGTCTCCGCGTCGTAGGTGAAGTAGGCGCTGTAGACGCTCGAGAACGAGCCGGCGCGGCTGTAGTCCTTGAACTCGCTCGGCGCGAACCAGCGGCTCGAGACCCACTTGCCCAGAGCCTCCTCGGCGGCCTTCCGGTCGATCGTGAACGGCAGGACCCCGTCGACGGGCAGCCGATCGGGCGCGTCGTGGACGTCGTCGCGCTGGATCGGGGTGGCGCAGTAGGGGCAGCGCTGGGCGGTCCAGGTGCCGGTGAAGGTCGTGTGCCCGCCGCAGCTCTGGCAGACGATCTCCTTCTCGCCGCTGACGACCTCCACCTCGGCCGTCCGGTCCCGCAGGCCCCGGAGCGCGCTGGTCAGGTCCTGCTCCTCCACGGTGCCCGACACCTCGGCGAGGTCCTGGGCGGTCCCGCAGCTCGGGCACTGCAGCCGCTGGGTGCCGATGTGGAACTCGAGGTTGGCGCCGCACGTGCCGCAGGGGTACGTGCGGGTCGCCTCGGTCTGGTGGATGACGGCATGCCCCTCGGGGCCGCCGACGGCGGGGGGCGGCGGTGGTGCGCCGGTCACCCCGGTCGGGGGCAGGGGTGGGGGGCCGCCGCGCTGGTCGTCCGACACGGCCTACTCCGGCGCGGGACCGGCGGGCGGTGCGGGCGGCGCGGGGGGCGGGCCGTCGGCGCCGGGCAGCGGCGGCGGGGCGGCGAACAGGCTGGACAGCGCCGGGACCTGGCCCGCCGGCGTCCAGCCCGCCATGCCGGTGCTCCACACCAGCGTCTCCGCGGTCACCTGGCCGCCAGCGACCGCCTGCTGCAGCTGCGCGGGCGTGTACGGCCCGGCCTGCTGGCCGTTGACGGCGACGTGGAAGGCCTGCGCGCCCGGGAGCGGCGGCGGCGCCGACGGGGCACCCGCCTGGGCCGCGCCGGCGAACTGGCCGCTCATCTGGTTGGCCATCGCGAGGCCGAGCCCGAGGCCGAGCGCATCACCGGCGGCGCCACCGCCGGGGTTGGACGCCGCCGCGAGCAGCGCGTCGGACTGGCGGACCTGCTGGAAGCGGTCCATGTCGCCGACGTTGCGGGCGTACCCGCCCTCCTCGACGCCGCGGGCGACGCCGCGGGTCATCGCCTGGGTGATCTCGTCCGGCAGGCTGATCCGCATGGTGATGTCCGGGATGGACAGGCCGAACTCGTCGTCGACCTTCTCCTGGACGTGCTCGCGGAGCTTGCCGGCCAGCTCGACCTGCTTGCCCTGCAGGTCGATGGCGCCCACGCCGGTGTCGAGGACCATCTCGCTGAACGCGGTGGTGATGACCTGGCGGAGGAGCTCCGAGATCTCGTCGGCCTCCACCTCGGAATCGGTGCCGATCACCTCGCGGAGGAAGATGTCGACGTCTTCGATCTTCACCATGCACAGCCCGTTGGCGCGGACCTGCACCATCCCGAAGTCGGGGTCGCGGATCGTGATCGGCGACGCGGTGCCCCACCGCAGGTCGGTGATCGGCCGGGTGTTGATGAAGTAGACCTCGGACCGGAACGGGCTGTTGAAGCCGTGCTCCCAGCCCTGCAGGGTCGAGAGGATCGGCAGGTTCTCGGTCTTCAGCTCGTAGTGGCCCGGCATGAACGAGTCCGCCAGCTGGCCCCGGTAGACGAAGACGGCGCGCTGGCCCTCGCGGACGATCAGCTGCGCGCCGTTCTTGATCTCGTTGTTGTAGCGCGGGAAGCGCCACGCCAACGTCGAGCGGGAGTCGTCGACCCACTCGATGATGTCGACGAGCTCGCCCTTGAGCTTGGCCATCAGGCCCATCTTCGGTCCCCTCTGTGCGGAGTCGGTGGAGTGGACCGATTCTCGCACACCGACTCTCCGCCCGCGGCGGTGTCACAGGGCTGCAAGACGCCCGGGGCTACTCGCCGAGCTCGTCGACCAGCTCGTCGGGCTCGATCAGGCCGGCGGCGGCCGCCAGCGCGCCGGACAGGGTGACCGACTTGTCGTAGACCGCGGTGAAGTAGTGCTCGGCGATCGTCTCGTGGCCCGGCAGCGGCGGGGGGCCGAGGGAGTGGGGGACCACGGCGGGCTCGGTGCTGATCCGCACGTCCCGGCGCTGCTCGGGCAGCTTCGCCGGATCACCCCAGAACCCGACCTGGGGCTTCTTCTTGCCCTTCCGGCGGTTCGACCCGCCGCCGCCCTTGTTCCGGCGTCGTCGTGCGGCGCTCACAGGTGCACCCTCATGCGTCGACCATCTCCTCGGCATCGGTGACGTCGGAATCGTCGTCGTCGGTCAGCAGCAGCTCGGGGTCGATGCCGAGCGCGCGCTGCAGCTGGTCGGAGTCGAGGTCGCCGACGGAGGAGGACTTCGGCAGGGCCATGTCGGCGATCTGGCGCTTGCCCTCGACGACCTCCTCGACCCGCTCGTCGACGGTGCCAGGGCACACCAGCCGGTGGGCGACCACCGTGCGGGTCTGGCCGATGCGCCACGCGCGGTCGCGGGCCTGGTCCTCGACCGCCGGGTTCCACCAGCGGTCGTACAGCACGACGTGGCTCGCCGCGGTCAGGTTCAGACCGGTGCCGCCGGCCTTCAGGCTGAGGACCAGGGCGCCCTTCCCGGTGCCCCTCTGGAACTCCTCGATGATCCGGTCGCGGGCGCCGCGGGCGAGGCCGCCGTGGTAGCAGTCGATGCGCACCCCGGTGCGGTCGGTCAGGTAGCGGGCGAGCTTCTCGCCCCAGGACGCGAAGTGGGTGAAGATCAGCACCCGCTCGCCGGCCTCGAAGACGTTGTCGACGATCTCGTTGAGCCGGGTCAGCTTGCCCGAGCGGCCCTCGAGCGGCCGGTCGTCGTCGTCGAGGTACGCCGCCGGGTGGTTGCAGATCTGCTTGAGCGCGGTGATGGCCGCGAGGACCGCGCCCTTCTTCTTCGGGCTGTCGTCGTCGGCGGTCTCCTGCATCAGCCCGTCGAGCACGGCCTGGTACAGGCCGATCTGCTCGGGGGTCATCGCGCAGTGGTCGAGGGTGTCGATCCGGTCGGGCAGCTCCTCGGCGATGGCCGGCTCGGCCTTGGTCCGGCGGTACACCAGCACGCCGTTGAGGGTGCGCAGCGCCTCCTCCGCCGTCGAGCGCCCCTCGGCGGTGCGGGACAGCTGGGCCACGAACGACGCGCGGTCGCCGACCAGCCCGGGGTTGGTGAAGTCGAGCAGCGCCCACAGGTCCCCGAGGCCGTTCTCGATCGGGGTGCCGGTCAGGATGATCCGGCTGTGGGCCTCGAGCCGCCGCAGCTGCTGCGCGGTCTCGGAGGTCGGGTTCTTGATGGCCTGGCCCTCGTCGAGGACGATCTTGCCCCAGCTGATCTGCTCGAGGGCGTCCACGTCGCGCATCCCCGTCCCGTAGGTCGTCAGGATCACGTCGACGTCCTCGACCTGGCGGATCAGCTCGCGCGGACCGGGGCGGTTCTGGCCGTGGTGGATCCGCACCTTCAGGCCGGGGGTGAACTTCCGCGCCTCGTGCGCCCAGTTGCCGAGCACCGCCGGCGGGGCGATGACCAGCGAGGGACGGCCCGCGTCGGCGGTGGGGGCGTCCTCGCCGCGGGAGGTCGCGAGATGCGCGAGGAGCGTGGGCGTCTTCCCCAACCCCATGTCCAGGGCGAGGATGCCGCCCAGGCCGGCTTCGTCGAGGAAGCGCAGCCAGGCGAGCGCGTCGGCCTGGTAGCTGCGGAGCTCGCCGTTGAACCCCGGCGGGCTGACCGGCGGGTGCTCGGGGATCCCCCGCGCGCTGCGGAGGAGGTCGACGGCCCACGCCTCACCCTCCACCGCGATGCCGCCGTGCAGCGGCGAGCCCTCGAGGCCCATCGCGTGGCGCAGCATCTCCGCACCCGACATCTGGGTCTTCTCCGCGCGCTGGGCCAACGCGTCGGCGGCGGCCTGCAGGTCGGCCTTGTCGAGCTCGACCCACCGGCCGTGGGCCTTGACCAGGGGACGGGCCTCGCTCGAGAGGTCCATGATCTCCTTGGCCGTCAGCTCCACGTCGCCGAACACCGCCGACCAGCGGACGTAGGTCAGCTGCTGGGCGCCGACGACGCTCTCCTGGCTGTCGGTCGACGTCAGCTTCAGGCCCGGCCGCGGCTTCTTCCGGCTGAGGGGCGGGACCTGGACGTCGAAGCCGGCGGCGGCGAGCACCGGGCCGACCTCGGTCATCAGCTCCCACGCCTCCTCCTGGCTGAGGATCACCTCGCCTCGGCGTTCGGCCTTGCCGCGCAGGAGGGGCTCGTAGATCCCCTCCAGGCGGTCCAGCTCGGCCTTGATCTGCTCACGGCGGTTCTGCGACGCGTTGGACATCGCGGCGTCGACCGGCTCGAGCTTCCGGTTGCCACCCGGCACGCTCGTCCGCAGGTACCAGGCGTCCCCCTCGTCGGGCGGGTCGAGCTGCAGGGTGAGGGTGATGGTCGCCGTGCCGGTGATGTGCTTCGCCCACGTCTGCAGGCCCTTGGCGAGCTCGTTGCCCCGCTGGGTCGGCGCGTCGAAGATCCGGCCGTTCATCAGCGCGAGGATCGTCTCGGCGACCTCGGTGGCCGACCGGGGGCGCGGCGGCGGAGCGGGCACCTCGACCCGGGCCGCGGCGTCGGTGCAGATCGCGTCGACGACCCCGGCCACGACGTGCTCGGTGAAGGCCCGGCGGTCGTTGGACCGGCTCAGGGCCATGACCGCACCCGGCATGACGCGGGAGAGGTCGGTGAACTCGTCGTGGTCGATCAGCGCGGGGATCCAGTGGACCTGGTAGTCGCTCCGACCTGACTGGCCCTTCTGCTTGCCCGAGGTGCGGCGGACCTGGGGCACCATCCGCCCCTGGGCGACCAGCCGGACCGCGAGGGCGGAGGCCAGCGCCATCCAGGCGGCGGAGGTGCCGACGGCCCCGAGGTCGCGGTCGTCGGTGCCGGCGGGCGCGGTGGCGTCGGGTCGTGTCGCGTCGGGTCGTGTCGCGTCAGGCCGGAGGGACACCAGCCACCCGAGGGTCGACTTGATCGGTGCGGCGAGGGCCGGTGCGTGTGTGCCGTCGGGCAGGGGGACCCCGGCGTGGGGCTCCCACGGGATCGAGGCGGCCCCGAGGACCTCCAGCCGCGCGCGGAGCTCGTCGGCCTCGGCGGTCGCCGCGCCGTTCCCCGCCGCCCAGACGACCAGCTGGTCCTCGTCCCAGCTGAGCTGGAGGGCGGTGTCGCCGACGGGCTCGTCGTCGGTGTCGTCCTGGTCGTCGTCGGCGGCCTCGGCCTGGCGGTCAGCGCTCGCACCGGGAGGCGGGGGCGGCGGCTCGTCGGCCAGCTCGGCCAGGGCGGCGGCGACCTGCGAGCGGTGGGACTCGAAGTCCTCGAGCACCAGGGGGCGCTCCGGGCCGTGGACGGTCGAGCGGACGTGCTCGAGCGCCTGGTCGGCCTTCTTCAGGAGGTAGCGCAGTGCGCTGATCCACTCCTGGGTGTGGGACTCGAGCACCGCGAGGTCGTCGTCGGTCGCGAGACCGTCGATGTGCTTCAGTGCCAGCCGCTGGTAGTCCGAGCGCACCAGGGCGCTGCCGGGCTGGGTGATCGTGGTGGTGATCGTGGCTTCCTTCAGCTCCGCCATCTGCAGAGGGACACGCCTCGACCCACAGCCGCAGCTCCGGCCGTGGCACAGCCGACGCCCGGACCCCCGGACGACGGCTGTCGTGATCGCAACCGGACCCGCTGTCCGCAGGTCGACGATCGCGAGGCGTCGGACCCAGCCTACAACCCGTGCGGCGATCGTCCCAGGTGGGGCTGCGGTCGGTGCCGCGTGCAGCGGGATGGATTCGACATCCAGGGGGAGGGTGGGCGCACGCCGTGGGATGGATTCGACACCCAGGGGAGGGTGGAGGGCACGCTCGGGGCCCACATGAGTCCCAGCAGCCACTCCAGGTCACGTGAGCCCCAGCGGACCCGTCCGGGGGTGTCGATTCCATCCACGAACCGGCACCGACGATGTCGATTCCATCCGGGTGGGAGGGCATCCGGTATGGACGTCCGGGTGTGCGGACATGACGCCGCGCCCACGTGGTCGACTGCTCCACGTGGACGCGACGCCCCCCGTTGGCTGGGCGGTCCCGGTTCCCGTCAGTCCGGGCGCTGGAAGTGGGTCGGTGCGGCGGCGGGCGGGGTGTCGGCCGGCTCGAGCGGGTCGGCCGGCCCGTCGCCGACGCCGTCGTGGAGCCGCAGCAGGAAGAGGCCCTCGCCGATGCCGGACACCGCGACGGTCCCCGACTCGAAGTACGGGTAGTTCGACCAGGTGCCGTTGAACGTGGCCTCGTCGTCGGCGGGGTAGGTGTCGAAGTACGCGACCTCGTCCCAGCGCGGGCCGTCGGGATCGTCCAGGGCATCGAGGTCGATCACCCGCAGGCCGGAGGTGTAGTTCGACTGGTAGGCCAGCCCGTCGCGGGTGTAGTTGTTGTGGTCGATCGACGCCGTCGCGGGGTTGCCGTCGGTCCCGTCGCGCATCGCGATGAGGTGCTCGACCGGCGCGTCGAGGTCGGTGACGTCCCACACCATCGTGCGGGTGTGGGTGACCTCGGCGGACTGCTGCTCGTCGAGCTCGTCGTTGAACAGCAGGTACCGGCCGTCCTCGCTCAGCCAGCCCTGGTGGGTGTAGGCGGTGGCCGGGTACTCGATCCGGCTGATCTCGCCCGCCGAGGCGGGGTCGGTCACGTCGACGATCGAGACGTGGTCCTCCGCGAAGGCGATGCACAGGTCGCGGCCGGCGTGGTCGGCGTCCGGCCCCTCGTAGGTCAGGCACTGGGCGTCGTGGACGTAGGACGACCCGGCGTAGCAGCCGGCCGGGAGCGGCAGGAGCGGGTTCGACATGTCGATCATGGCCAGGCCGCTGTCGCACTGGTCCGCCGGCAGCCCCTGGGTGATCAGCCCGCCGCCGACGACGTAGGCCATCTCCGCGTCCGGGTTGACGACGATGTTGTGCTGCGACCCGCTCAGCGGGTACACCGAGTCGGGCAGGATCGGCAGCTGGGGGCTCGACCCGTCCATGCCGTCGAGTCGCCGCAGGTCGACCACCTGCACGCCGTGGACGGCGGACTCCGAGGCGATCACGGCGTGGTCGGCGACGACCTTAATGTCGTGCCAGATCAGCTGCACCGGCGACAGGTTCGGGACCGACCCCAGGTAGACCGGCGCGGTGGGGTCGCTGACGTCGACGGCGGCCACGCCGTTGGTGTGGCCCAGCAGGACGTACTCCGCACCCGTGTCGGGCGACGTCCACCCCCAGATGTCGCTGGCCCCGCCGCCGGACAGGACGTCGGTGTTCACGAACCCGAGGTCGGCCAGCGGCGTGAAGCTGAGCAGGTCCACCCCGTCGCAGGGGAACGCTCCCGCCATCCCGTCGGTGCAGGGGATCGCGCCCGTCGCCTGCTCGGGGATCGCCCCGGGCGCGTTGCGGGCGAGGTCGGCGACCTTCAGGTCGTGGACCCGTTGGTGGGCGCGCTCGGTGGGCGTCGTGATGACCGCGACGTCCGCCGCCGCCAGGCCGACCGCAGCGGCGAGGAGCAGCAGGAGCGCGTAGAACCGGTTTCCCATGACCATCACCCAACCCCAACGACGCCGGCGCCCGGTCGTGACGGTCGCGATCGCGATCGCCGCGGTCGCCCTGGTCGTCTGCGCCGTCGTGGTCGTCGACGCGATCGCCGGCGCCCGTGCCGAGGACGCCGTCGAGGCCCAGGTCGAACCCGAGGTCGGGGTCGACGTCCGGGCCCGCATCGGCGGGCCCTTCGGGGGGCTGCGGGCCATCACCGGTCGGATCCCCGTGCTCGAGCTGACCGCCGCCGCCGTCCCCGTGCCCGATCAGGACCTGGTGATCACCGACCTGCTGGTCGAGGTCCGCGACCTGGTGGTCGAGGGCGACGCCCCGGTGGCGGGTGAGGGGACGTTCCGCGCCGCGCTCGACGTCACGCAGGTCCGGGCGGCCGCCCCGCCGGAGCTGGCCGACCTGATCGACCTGTCCGACGACGCGTTGGTGGTCGACCTCGGCCTGGCGGCGGTCCCCCTCGACGTGGTCGTGGTGCCCCTCGCCGGGGGTGACGCGTCCCTGCGGCTCGAGCCGCCCGGTGACATCGCGCTGCTCGACGAGGTGGTCGGCGGGGTCACCGAGGTGCCCCTCGAGGTGCCTGACGGGGTCGTCGTCGCCGCCGCGGCGGTGGTCGGAGCTCGCCTGGTGCTGACCGGGACCCTCGACCCGGTGGTGGTCGCCGCCGGCTGAGCGGTCGGGTCGTCGCGAGCCTCAGCGCAGGTCCAGCGCCAGCTCCTGCTCGGTGATGTGCGCCCGCGGGGCCGGGAACCGGCTGGTCCGGCCCGTCGGCGTGAACCCGGCGCGGCGGTAGAACGCGATCGCCCGCGGGTTCTGGTCGCTGACCTCGAGCACCAGCCGGCCGTAGCCCACCCCCCGCGCGGCGCGGGTGCACGCGTCGAGCAGCTCGTCGGCGGCGCCCCGGCCGCGGACGTCGGGGTCGACCCAGACCGCGACCAGCAGCCCGTCGGACGGGTCGGCGTGGTGCGGGATCACGGTCATCATCCCCCGCGGCCGGTCGTCGTCGTCGAGCCACAGGGACGTCGCGGCGTCGGCGTCCGCTGCACGGCCACGCCAGAACGCCTCCGGCTGCGCGACCTCGGCCTGGTGTGTGCTGAAGAACGCGTCGGGCGAGTCGACCAGGGCAGCCAGCCGGACCTCCCGCGCCGCGGCCCAGTCCTCGGGGCCCACCCGCAGGACGCGGCTCACGACGTGTCGGTCACAAGCTCGTGGACCCACCCGAGCTTCGCGATCACCGCGGGTGCCAGCACGAACGGGTACAGCGGCGGCCGACCCATCGACCGGTTCACCGCGTTCAGGGCGTAGGTGAGGGGCAGCCACCGCTCGACGAGGTCCTCGATCGCCATGCGGTCCACGGCCGCCCGGCTGGTCGGGACGTCGCCGGCGGGCTGGAGCGCCTCGTGCGCCCCGTCCACGGACAGGCCGAAGGAGCCGGCGGTCTCGAGCGTGTCACGGATGTGCAGGTAGTGGGCGAGGGTCTCGGCGAAGTCCTCCCACGGATGCGCGGTCGCGTAGACGCTGACGTACCCGTCCTGCCAGCCCTCGGGGTCCGGGGAGCCGTAGTGGGCCTCGAGCGCCTCGGCGTAGTCGGTGGTCTCGTCGCCGAAGACCTCCCGGAAGCCGGCCAGGTGGTCGGTGCCGTCGACGAGGGTCATCCACAGGTAGTGGCCGATCTCGTGGCGGAAGTGGCCGAGCATCGTCCGGTAGGGCTCGCCCATCCGCTCGCGCATGCGGGTGCGGACGACGTCGTCGGCCTCGCGCACGTCGATCGTGATCACCCCGTCGGCGTGCCCGGTGATGACCGGTTCGACGTCGCCGGACTTGAGGTCGAACGTCGCCCCCTCGATGTCGAGCCCCAACCCCAGCGCCTGCCACAGCAGCATCCGCTTGGCCTGCTCCGCCTCCGCCCACGCGAGGGTCATGGCCGCGTCGCCCGCCGGGGGCCGGGTCCTCGTCAGCCGGCACGAGCGGCACAGCTCCTCGTCGGCCTCGGCGACCAGCCAGCTGCAACCGATCTCGTCGTGGTTGGCGCAGCGCCGGTCGCGGCTGCCGACGGCCGACACCTCACGGGACTCCGGCCGGAACCCGAGATCGGTGTCACAGGCCGTGCAGGCCGTGTCGTCGAAGAACACCATCTGGCCGCACGTCGGGCAGGTGTAGGGGCGCATCGGGTCTTCATACCCCGCGCGCGGCGCGACACGCCACGCGATCGGCGGACGATCTGACACCAACACATGAACATGTCATCATGCGTTCGGAATGTCTGCCCTGCCCGAGGAACCCACCGCTGCGACCTCCCGCGTCGACGACGTGCGGTCGCGCATGCTCAGCGACGCCGAGGCCCACGAGGTCGCGGACCTGTTCGCCCTGCTCGCCGACCCGACCCGCACGCTGATCCTGTACGCGCTGCTCGAGGCGGGGGAGCTGCGGGTCAGCGAGATCGCCGAGGCGGTCGACGCCGGTCAGTCCACGGTGTCCCACGCGCTCCGGCTGCTGCGCACCGCCGGCGTGGTGCGCCAGCGCCGGGAGGGTCGGCACATGGCGTACCGGCTCGACGACGCCCACGTGCGCCTGCTGCTCGACCTGTCCCTCGAGCACCTCCGCGAGGACGGGGGACACCGCCGTGGGTGAGGGCTCGCACGCGGGGCACGACCACGGCTCCGCCGCCGGGGCGGCCCGCGGCGGCGCCGCGTACACCCGGCGGCTGCTGATCGCCTTCGGGCTG from Euzebya sp. harbors:
- a CDS encoding choice-of-anchor B family protein; translation: MGNRFYALLLLLAAAVGLAAADVAVITTPTERAHQRVHDLKVADLARNAPGAIPEQATGAIPCTDGMAGAFPCDGVDLLSFTPLADLGFVNTDVLSGGGASDIWGWTSPDTGAEYVLLGHTNGVAAVDVSDPTAPVYLGSVPNLSPVQLIWHDIKVVADHAVIASESAVHGVQVVDLRRLDGMDGSSPQLPILPDSVYPLSGSQHNIVVNPDAEMAYVVGGGLITQGLPADQCDSGLAMIDMSNPLLPLPAGCYAGSSYVHDAQCLTYEGPDADHAGRDLCIAFAEDHVSIVDVTDPASAGEISRIEYPATAYTHQGWLSEDGRYLLFNDELDEQQSAEVTHTRTMVWDVTDLDAPVEHLIAMRDGTDGNPATASIDHNNYTRDGLAYQSNYTSGLRVIDLDALDDPDGPRWDEVAYFDTYPADDEATFNGTWSNYPYFESGTVAVSGIGEGLFLLRLHDGVGDGPADPLEPADTPPAAAPTHFQRPD
- a CDS encoding putative zinc-binding metallopeptidase is translated as MRPYTCPTCGQMVFFDDTACTACDTDLGFRPESREVSAVGSRDRRCANHDEIGCSWLVAEADEELCRSCRLTRTRPPAGDAAMTLAWAEAEQAKRMLLWQALGLGLDIEGATFDLKSGDVEPVITGHADGVITIDVREADDVVRTRMRERMGEPYRTMLGHFRHEIGHYLWMTLVDGTDHLAGFREVFGDETTDYAEALEAHYGSPDPEGWQDGYVSVYATAHPWEDFAETLAHYLHIRDTLETAGSFGLSVDGAHEALQPAGDVPTSRAAVDRMAIEDLVERWLPLTYALNAVNRSMGRPPLYPFVLAPAVIAKLGWVHELVTDTS
- a CDS encoding aromatic amino acid transaminase codes for the protein MLEKLSPLPPDPILGTTVACRNDPNPDKVDLGVGVYKDAGGNTPVFEAVVEAEARILAAQTTKAYVSPPGDSRFIEGVTRILFGEDHPVLADGRVGAVQAPGGSGALRVLAGVLLRAQADTELWVSTPTWGNHIPLLGAAGLDMQQYPYYDRGAHALSFDAMVEALKQRGPGEVVLLHGCCHNPSGADLTREQWDVVGDLAEERGFTPFIDFAYHGLGEGLDDDAYGVRMLARRVPELIVAYSASKNFGLYRERTGLAITVDATAEQAATATSQMANIARELYSMPPAHGASIVGEILADVELTASWTGEVTAMRDRLNGLRALLSRSLAETTGTDEFDYIAGERGLFSFLGLSPEQVQRLQSERSVYLIPSSRINVAGITEANVGYVAESIASVL
- a CDS encoding SPFH domain-containing protein, whose amino-acid sequence is MGLMAKLKGELVDIIEWVDDSRSTLAWRFPRYNNEIKNGAQLIVREGQRAVFVYRGQLADSFMPGHYELKTENLPILSTLQGWEHGFNSPFRSEVYFINTRPITDLRWGTASPITIRDPDFGMVQVRANGLCMVKIEDVDIFLREVIGTDSEVEADEISELLRQVITTAFSEMVLDTGVGAIDLQGKQVELAGKLREHVQEKVDDEFGLSIPDITMRISLPDEITQAMTRGVARGVEEGGYARNVGDMDRFQQVRQSDALLAAASNPGGGAAGDALGLGLGLAMANQMSGQFAGAAQAGAPSAPPPLPGAQAFHVAVNGQQAGPYTPAQLQQAVAGGQVTAETLVWSTGMAGWTPAGQVPALSSLFAAPPPLPGADGPPPAPPAPPAGPAPE
- a CDS encoding DEAD/DEAH box helicase — translated: MAELKEATITTTITQPGSALVRSDYQRLALKHIDGLATDDDLAVLESHTQEWISALRYLLKKADQALEHVRSTVHGPERPLVLEDFESHRSQVAAALAELADEPPPPPPGASADRQAEAADDDQDDTDDEPVGDTALQLSWDEDQLVVWAAGNGAATAEADELRARLEVLGAASIPWEPHAGVPLPDGTHAPALAAPIKSTLGWLVSLRPDATRPDATRPDATAPAGTDDRDLGAVGTSAAWMALASALAVRLVAQGRMVPQVRRTSGKQKGQSGRSDYQVHWIPALIDHDEFTDLSRVMPGAVMALSRSNDRRAFTEHVVAGVVDAICTDAAARVEVPAPPPRPRSATEVAETILALMNGRIFDAPTQRGNELAKGLQTWAKHITGTATITLTLQLDPPDEGDAWYLRTSVPGGNRKLEPVDAAMSNASQNRREQIKAELDRLEGIYEPLLRGKAERRGEVILSQEEAWELMTEVGPVLAAAGFDVQVPPLSRKKPRPGLKLTSTDSQESVVGAQQLTYVRWSAVFGDVELTAKEIMDLSSEARPLVKAHGRWVELDKADLQAAADALAQRAEKTQMSGAEMLRHAMGLEGSPLHGGIAVEGEAWAVDLLRSARGIPEHPPVSPPGFNGELRSYQADALAWLRFLDEAGLGGILALDMGLGKTPTLLAHLATSRGEDAPTADAGRPSLVIAPPAVLGNWAHEARKFTPGLKVRIHHGQNRPGPRELIRQVEDVDVILTTYGTGMRDVDALEQISWGKIVLDEGQAIKNPTSETAQQLRRLEAHSRIILTGTPIENGLGDLWALLDFTNPGLVGDRASFVAQLSRTAEGRSTAEEALRTLNGVLVYRRTKAEPAIAEELPDRIDTLDHCAMTPEQIGLYQAVLDGLMQETADDDSPKKKGAVLAAITALKQICNHPAAYLDDDDRPLEGRSGKLTRLNEIVDNVFEAGERVLIFTHFASWGEKLARYLTDRTGVRIDCYHGGLARGARDRIIEEFQRGTGKGALVLSLKAGGTGLNLTAASHVVLYDRWWNPAVEDQARDRAWRIGQTRTVVAHRLVCPGTVDERVEEVVEGKRQIADMALPKSSSVGDLDSDQLQRALGIDPELLLTDDDDSDVTDAEEMVDA
- a CDS encoding GNAT family N-acetyltransferase; the protein is MSRVLRVGPEDWAAAREVRLAALVDSPDAFFSTHQAEVAQPEAFWRGRAADADAATSLWLDDDDRPRGMMTVIPHHADPSDGLLVAVWVDPDVRGRGAADELLDACTRAARGVGYGRLVLEVSDQNPRAIAFYRRAGFTPTGRTSRFPAPRAHITEQELALDLR